Proteins from a genomic interval of Bacteroidota bacterium:
- a CDS encoding RloB family protein, with protein MPKKTKSIKITDRRANKAWLKKVRPSEYKIETKEPEKVILIVGEGQTEKLYFESFPVLSLTVEAVDLGGQSKQKLIESTESIIKERTTKYDEIWCVFDMDIKKGEKEFSDFDNAIRSGEAKGYNIAYSNDAFEVWFYLHYQYNDQENHRKFYYKALGEKWNLNYEKDGKTYDFCKTIYSKLLSDEDSCQAKAIERAKKLFKTQENLDFHKQNPVTKVYELVEYLNSKIRK; from the coding sequence ATGCCTAAAAAAACTAAATCCATAAAAATTACTGACAGAAGAGCTAATAAGGCTTGGCTAAAAAAAGTTAGACCATCTGAATATAAGATAGAAACAAAAGAGCCAGAAAAGGTAATATTAATAGTTGGTGAAGGGCAAACTGAGAAATTATATTTTGAATCTTTTCCTGTTTTATCTCTTACTGTTGAAGCTGTTGATTTAGGAGGGCAAAGTAAACAGAAATTAATTGAATCAACAGAAAGTATTATCAAAGAAAGGACGACAAAATATGACGAAATTTGGTGTGTTTTTGATATGGATATAAAAAAAGGAGAAAAGGAATTCTCTGATTTCGATAATGCAATAAGAAGTGGAGAAGCAAAAGGATATAATATTGCATATTCAAATGATGCTTTTGAAGTTTGGTTTTATCTACATTATCAATATAATGACCAAGAAAATCATAGGAAATTTTATTACAAAGCATTAGGTGAAAAATGGAATCTTAATTATGAGAAAGATGGTAAAACTTATGATTTTTGTAAAACAATTTATAGCAAATTGTTAAGTGATGAAGATTCCTGTCAAGCTAAAGCAATTGAACGAGCAAAAAAACTGTTTAAAACACAAGAAAATTTAGATTTTCATAAACAAAATCCAGTAACAAAAGTTTACGAACTGGTTGAATACTTAAACTCCAAAATAAGGAAATAA